In Desulfitibacter sp. BRH_c19, the genomic stretch AAAAGAGACCAGTATAAGTCAAGATCCTCTTCAGGTTCCTCAATTCCTAATACTTCAGGCATATTTGCAATATCCATAGTCTTAATCTCTTTCATAACTGGTAAAATATCAGAAATCTCCTCTAAAGCTGAATAATATGCTTTAGAGAGCTCTTTGTCAAGTTTCACCTGTCTTTTTTGTTCTCCTTCATCTTGTATCTTAACATAAACATCTATTCTGCCTCTAGCTATTTTTTTCTTTATTTCTCCCCTTATTCTTTCTTCAAGAAGGGTTATACCTCTGGGTAGCTTTATAGATATATCCAAAAACCTGTGATTAACTGATTTTGCTTCAACTATCCATTTTCTACCTTCTCCGGTAGTTTCCCCTCTACCATACCCTGTCATACTTTTTATCACAATAATTCCTCCATGGACAACATCTTTAAACTATTATAACATTCAATATTCTCTATACCAAATCTTTTTAATAAAATACAGAAAATACAGATTCAGTAGCCAGAATAAAACCTTAAAAAACTACTACTTCTGAATTTTTTAGTTATTAAGGTATACTAATTTCCTTCTAATTGGTTTGGCTATATAATGATAAATAGCAGTTAAATAAGTCTTCCATCCAGCAACTAATAATATAACTGACCAATGAAGCCAATTCAAACTCGTTGTCTGGAAAACTGGTTGAAGAAATGGAAGATATATAACAGTCAACTGCATTGCAATCGAACAGCATACCGCTACAATTAATGCAGGATTAGATAATACACCAACTTCAAAAGGAGAATATCTTTCAGATTTACAATGAAAGACATGAAAAAGCTGTGAGAAAACTAATGTAGAAAATGCCATTGTTCTAGCTAATACCAAATCTCCACCACCAAGCTGTAGCGCTAACCAAAATACAAATAATGTCGCTAACCCAATTTGAAAACCTCTCACAAGAATCTTTTTACCTAATCCACCACTAAATACACTTTCTTTAGGATGTCTTGGTTTTCTAAACATAAGATCCTTGGCATTATTATCAACACCTAATGCCATTGCTGGAAGGCCATCAGTAACTAGATTTACCCATAATATTTGGATAGGTATTAGTGGCAAGGGCATCCCCATTAAAGCAGCCAAAAACATAACCATAACTTCTCCTACATTACAGGACAAGAGGTATCTAATAAATTTACGAATATTATCATAAATACCACGGCCTTCTTCTATTGCTGCTACTATAGTAGCGAAATTATCATCCGCTAAAACCATTGCAGAGGCTTCTTTTGTAACATCTGTTCCTGTTATTCCCATAGCCACTCCAATATCTGCTTCTTTAACAGCTGGTGCGTCGTTTACTCCATCTCCTGTCATAGCCACAATATGACCATTATTCTTTAAAGCTCTTACTATTCTGAGTTTATGTTTGGGGCTGACCCTGGCATATACATTTATTCCTTCCACCCTTTTTTCCAATTGGTTATCATTTAATTTATCTAACTGACTGCCATCTATTACACTATCAGGACTACTACAGATGTTTAATTCTTTTGCAACGGCTTCTGCAGTAGCCTTATAATCTCCAGTAATCATTACAGGCTTTATCCCTGCCTGTTTACATGCAGCAATGGCCTTAATTGCGCTAGTTCTTGGAGGGTCAATCATACCAGCAAGTCCGACGAAAATCAGGTCAACTTCGGCTACATCTTCATTGAAATCTTCCCCATAAGCTAATTCTTTATAGGCTAAACCAAGAACACGTAATGCTTTGCTGGCTAACCTTATATTTTGATCCAAAATGTGTTTGCGTAAAGTAGAAGTTAGGGGGACGATGTTATCTTGTACTAGGATATGGGAGCAATTTTGCAATACGATTTCAGGTGCACCCTTGACATAGGATTTCTTAGCACCATCTGATGTTTCATATATAGTTGTCATTCTTTTTCTTTCGGAATCAAAAGGAATTTCACAGATTTTTTTTTCTTTTCTTTCTATAGTTTCTTTCCATATTCCTACTTTAGCTCCTAAGACAGTTAATGAACCTTCAGTTGGGTCACCATTAATACCCCAATTTCCCTTTTCTTTATTATTTCGCATTAATCCGTCGATATGAAGATTATCCTTCTCTAATCGAGAATTATTGCACAGAACGCCTATTTTTAGAAGCTTTATCAGCTCTTTATTCTTTTGGAAATCTACTTTAAGGTTATTTTCTAGAATATCTCCTTTGGGATCATATCCTTCACCAGTTACTGTAAAAGACTTACTAGTAGTCACAATTTCTCTTACTGTCATTTGGTTTTGTGTTAATGTCCCTGTCTTGTCTGAACAGATGATAGTGGCACATCCTAATGTCTCAACAGCAGGCAATTTTCTAATAATAGCATTTCTTTTAATCATTCTTTGAACCCCAATTGCCAAAGCAACCGTAACTATTGCAGGCAATCCCTCTGGTATTGCGGCAACAGCAAGGCTTACACCTGCCAAAAACATTTTATATACAGGCTCTCCCCTAACAATTCCAGTAATAGATACAACGGCACAAATAATAAGGCAAAGAGCTACTAACCACTTACCAAGTCCATCAAGCCTTTTCTGCAATGGAGTCTCTTCAGTTTTAACAGACTGTATAAGACCAGCAATCTGCCCCATCTCTGTTTTCATACCAGTAGCAACCACTACTGCTACTGCCCTGCCTCGTGTAATTACCGTTCCCATATGAACCATATTATATCTATCGCCTAACCCAATTTCACTTTTATTGAGGGGATCAACCTTCTTTTTAACAGGGTGGGATTCACCAGTAATGGCTGCTTCTTCTACTTCTAGATTAGATAATTCTATAACCCTAGCATCCCCAGGGACTTTATCGCCAGACTCAAGGAAAATTATATCACCTGGAACCAATTCTGCAGCTTTTATCTTTTTTCTGGTACTATTTCTGATAACAGATGCTTCAGGTGCAGTCATACTCTTTAGAGCTTCTAATGATTTTTCTGCTTTATATTCCTGAAAAAAACCTAAGATAGCATTTACGAAAACTATTAAAAGTATTGTTATAGCATCTGCATATTCTTTTAGTATACCCGAAATCATTGTAGCACCTAAAAGAACTAAAACCATAAAATCAGTAAATTGACTGAAGAACAATTTCCATGGATTAATTTGCTCCTTTTCTTCTAGTGTGTTTGATCCATATATAGATAATCTTTTTTCAGCAATAATGTTTTCTAAGCCCTGTTCCTGATTTGTTTGTAATGCTTCTAGAACCTCTTGACTGCTAAGCTGATACCATTTATCATTCCTCACAATATTCATCTCCTTGTATCTTCCTCTTGAACATGTACATATAAATCTTTATTCATGTCCTACAAAAAAAATGAACGCAAATTGCTTAAGTATAATACCAATGCTATACTTATTGAAAAGCAATTGCTCAAAAAATAACAAGTATAGTCACCCGCTCAAGGAGGATACCCATGGCTTTTGACGGTATTACAATGAATGCAATAAATCAGGAATTACAGCAAAAAATTTCAGAAGCACGTATTGATAAAATTTACCAACCAAATCCTGGTGAAATAGTACTACATTTAAGAAAATACAGGGAAAGCTTTAAGCTACTTGTATCTGCTCATCCGGTCTACGCAAGGATATGTATAACTAAGAAAACATTTGATAATCCAAAATCTCCTCCATTATTTTGTATGGTCCTGAGAAAACATCTTGAAGGAGGAAAAATCTTATCAATTGAGCAACTATCTTTTGACAGGGTATTAAAAATATCTATCGAAAATCATACTGAAATAGGTGAGATAGCACAGAAAACATTAATCATTGAGATTATGGGCAAGCATAGCAATCTTATTCTTCTTAATGAACATGAAAATAAGATTATTGATAGTATAAAGAAGGTGTCCTATGGCACTAGTCAATACCGTCAAGTTTTACCTGGAGTTGAATACATCTCACCACCCTATCAAGATAAGCTTAATATTTTAGAAATTAGCCAGGAACAGTTCTCTACTAAATTGCTTGCACAAGAAATGACCCTTCCTATGGAAAAAGCACTTCTAAATACCATAATGGGACTTAGCCCCATACTAGCTACCCAATTAGCTGCAAAAGTTAATTTAAAGGGCACAATTCTTGAATACTGTGGTGATTATGAGTTAAATCTAATCTGGCAGTCAGTAATATATCTAAAAGATACTATTCAAACCAATAGCTATATGCCTATAATACTTCTTGATAAAAATGAGCAATACAGAGGTTTTTCACCAATAAATGTACCTGAGTATCATAATGAACAGGTATTGCACTTAAAGTCTATTAATGAAACGGTAGATGAATACTATGACTGGTTGTTAAAGAATAGTCATTTTGTTTCAAAGAAAAGCAACTTACAGAACAGTATCTCAAAAGAGATAAAAAGATGTGAAAAAAAGCTAGGAATACAATTACTAACGGTTCAAGAAAGTAAGAATTCCCAGCAAGATAAAATTTTTGGTGAATTGCTTACAGCTAATATGCACCTAGTAAAAAGGGGTATGGATGAAATACAGGTTGCAGATTATTACCATGATAATACACCTGTTACCATAAAGTTGCGGTCTGAACTGTCACCCGCTGAAAACTCTCAAAGATATTTCAAAAGGTATAATAAAGCAAAAAATGCTGCAAAAAAGGCAGCAGTACAGGCCCAACATTCAAGAGAGGAATTAGACTACCTAGAGTCTTTAGACTTTTGGCTTTCAGAAACCAACTCTCACGGAGATTTTGCTCAGATAGAACAAGAATTGAATGAAAGTGGTTATTTGAAATTGAAGAACAAGCTTGATAAAAAAGATAAAGCTAAGCCTATACCAAATACATTTATTACTACTGAAGGCTATAAAATACTTGTAGGTAAAAACAATAAGCAAAATGATTGGCTTACTTTTAAAGTGGCAAAAGATGGTGACCTCTGGTTTCACGCTAAGGATATACCTGGATCCCACGTAATTTTAAAGCTAGAGGGGGGGGGAATTACTGATGATATAATAAAAAAGGCAGCTCTATTGGCTGCATATCACAGTAAAGGAAAGTATTCAGCTAATTTACCAGTAGCCTACACTCAAATTAAGAATGTGAAAAAAATCAAGGGTGCAAAACCTGGTCTCGTAACTTATGAGAACTACAAAACAGTTTATGTAACTCCAGATAAAGATTTGATTGATAAACTGTTCGTATCCTAAAAGAAAAATAACAGATATCGTCATTGTAAATTCAAAAAAGGATATAGCTAATATACGCTATATCCTTTTGATGTTTATCATAAAGTACACTTCATTAGTAAAGTATACTTCCCTTATGCTCTTTCTTGAATAACGACTTCATCAACACCATCTGTTTCCTTTAACAGAACAGCTATAACCTCAGTTTTTGATGTTGGAACATTTTTCCCAATGAAATCTGCTCTAATTGGTAGTTCTTTATGCCCCCTATCAATTAGTACTGCTAATTGAACAGTTTTCGCTCTACCTAAATCAGCCATCGCATCAAGAGCTGCTCGAACTGTCCTTCCTGTATATAATACATCATCCACTAATACCACATTTTTCCCTTTTAAATCAAAAGCAATCTCGGTTTTATTTAATACAGGTTGTTCTGCCAAAGTACTAAGATCATCCCTATATAATGTAATATCAATTATACCTGTAACCACTTTATGGCCTTCAATCTGCTCTATAATCTCATTTAAACGATATGCCAGGGGAACTCCTCGGCTCCTAATTCCTATTAGAACTAGATCTTCAGTTCCCTTATTTTTTTCAATGATTTCGTGTGCAACTCTTGTTAAACTTCTGCGAATTTTATCTGCATCCATTATGACAGTTTTAGTTTTTAAGTTGATATCCATTAATAAAACCCCCTAAATATTTAATTAGCTCAGAACACAGAATTCAGAACAAAATTTAAGCCCTTATTCTGACTTCTGACTTCTGTATTTATGTATCTGACTTATCTGGTAAAAGAAGTATAACTTAATTAATAACTAAGCGTCAAGATTGTATTGCTAATTAAACAACCATTTTGCTAGGACTGGCTTTTTAACAGTTACTGCACTACTTGGGCAAAGTTCCTGACAGCAATAACAATAAATACATTCATTCAAATCAACTTTTGGAATTTTCTTTTCCATCACTAATGCTTCAGCAGGGCAGCTTTCAATACACATTTTACATGCTGTACACTTTTCATTTGAAAATTTTACAACAGGTTTTAACCATTTATAAATACTACCTAATAGTCTTTTAGGAACTCTTTTGGCAAACCGATCAGAAAAATCGGCATACTTAGTTGCAACAGGTATCTCAAAAGGTACAACCTCTTTATTAGTATCACCAAGATGAGTAACTATATCATCTGTTAAAGAAATAATACCTCTTTCATGGGCAAGCTTAAGGAGTGGTATTTCTGAAGGTTTTATTCCAATAATTTGGGCTGCAGCAATGTCAACTTGATAACTCTCTGTACTAGCAATTATATAACCTGCAAATTTTGGTGATCCACTAGATGGGCCTTCTCCTTCCATACCAACAATAGCATCCATTATAGTAATACTGGGGCTCAAAAATTCATTGATTTTAATAATCAAATCACAAAAGTTTTCTATATCTGAAAGTTCTAAATGATATTTTGCCTTGATTAGTCCAGGGATGCATCCGTAAAGGTTTTTGGGTCCACCGGTAACTACAGTTAACCCATGTGTTTTTAGTTTTGGCATGTTTATTAGATAATCACTATCCACAACAGCTTTAAGGAGCTGTAGTTCTCTATCTATGTTTTTTAGTTTAATATTCACCTTGTATGGAGTAAGATCAAAATTCAATTCAGCCCCGGATTCTTCTGCCGCCCAATCCATTCCTGTAGCTTTATAAACAGACCTTAATCTTGATATTGAATTAGGTCCCCCAGGACTGTCACCAATAATAACTCGGGCTCCCTTAGTAATAAAGTAACTGCAAACCTCTTTAACCAAGATGGGATGAGTTGTTACTGCCTGTTCTGGAGTTCTTCTGGTAAGTAAGTTAGGTTTTATAAAGACTGTTTTACTTTTAAAAACTTGATTTAGAAATGAGTCATTGATTATCCTATTAATATATTCCTTTATCCTTGTATCTTCATAATCATTACATTTATATGTATGAACTATTTTTTCCACCTATAACTCACTCCTGCCGTAGTATATCTATCTCTTTAGGATATACTTCAATACCTCCAGGTGTCTCAAGAATAAAAGGTATGTTCTTGAAATAATCTATCTTTACAAGTTCTTTAAAGAAACCAATTCCTAGCTCCCCTTCTCCTAAAGAAGCATGTCTATCTCCTTTACTACCAATTGGCTTTAAAGAATCATTTAGATGAAATGCCTTAAGCCTTGATATCCCAATGAGCTTATCAAAGTGATCTAAAACGCTTTGTAACTCATTTTTTATATCGTAACCTGCAGAATAAACGTGACATGTATCAAAGCATATACCTAATCTTTCCTTGTATTTACAATGCTCTATTATATCCTGAAGCTCTTCAAAGGTACTTCCAATCTCAGTACCTGAACCAGCCATTGTTTCAAGAAGAATCATGGTATTATTGTTTACCTTTTCAAACACCTGGTTCAAACCTTGAATAATTCTCCCTATTGCAAAAGGCAATCCTTTACCAACATGTCTACCCGGATGAATACAAAGATATGGTACGTCTAATCTTTCGATTCTTAATAAATCATCTGCAGTTGTCTCAATAGAAAAATTCCAGGAATCCTCTACAGGCGACGCTAAGTTTATAGTATATGGGGAATGGGCCATTACTGGCCCAAATTTATGTTTCTTTAGTAAGTCTTTATACTTTTTCAGATCTTGATCATCAAATTTCTTTGCCTTTGCTCCTCTAGGGTTTCGTGTAAAAAACTGTAAAGTATTTGCGCCAATGCTTTCTGCAGTTTGAACCGCTTTTGCAAATCCCTTAGCAATGGATACATGGGCTCCTATGTACATTAACTCTCGTCTCCTTTAGCTTTGGCCAAAATATCTAAAAGTGCTTTTTCATCTAGCTCGTAGGTTTCATTGCAAAAGTGACACACAAGTTCGGCCTTCTTTTCAGTATTAATAATATCTTTTATTTCCGCTTCCCCTAAACTGATCACAATTTTTTCTATTTTATCGATACTACATCCGCATTCAAAATCTACTTCTTTTTCCTCATGAACTACCACATTCCAAGGATTACATAAGTATTCCACGATATCCATGCTTTCCTTGCCCTTTTCAACAAAACTGCTTACTGCACCCAACTCCATAACTTTTTTTTCTAAATGGGCAACAATCTCTTCTGGAGCGTCAGGCAATAATTGTATTAAATAACCACCAGCGCCTTTAACAGTAGTGTCTTTATCTACCAGTACACCCATGCCCACAGCAGTTGGTATTTGTTCGGAAGAATGAAAGTAATGTGATATGTCATCGCCAATCTCTCCGCTAATTAGCGGAGAACTACCTGTATAGACTCCTTTTAATTTAAGGTCTTTGATAACATAAAGCATTCCTTGACCTACAGCTTTTCCCACATCCATTTTTCCAGATTGTTCAGGTTCAATATATACGTGAGGATTACTGACATACCCTTTTACTTTACCCTTGTTACCAGCCACAGCCAAAAGGACTCCCAATGGTCCGTCACCTTCAATTTTGATAGTAACTGTCTCCTGGTTTTTCAGACCCGCTCCTATTAAAAGAGCACCAGTTAAAATCCTTCCAAGGGCAGCTGTTGCAGTAGGATAAGTACCATGTATAAGTCTTGCTTTTTCTACAAGTTTAGTAGTGTTTGCTGCAACTATCCTAATATTACCATCAGCCGCAGTAGCTCTAACCAGCTTGTCCTGCATGTTTATTCTCCCTTCAATAATTAAGTACGTAAAATATTTAGTGCCTTTTGGAAATAATCAGGCAATGGAGCCTTAAACTCCATATAATTATTATGATCCGGATGCAAAAAACCTAATGTTTCAGCATGAAGAGCCTGTCCTTTAAAACCTAAATTATTTTTTGCCTTTGAATACTTAGGGTCACCAACAACAGGATGTTTAATATAGCTCATATGTACTCTTATTTGATGAGTTCTACCAGTCCTTAACTTTGCTTCAATGAAAGTATAATCTTTAAAATTCTCTAGAACCCTAAAATGAGTTTCCGCTACCTTGGCATTCTTTACTCCAACTGCCATTCTTTTTCTATCTACTGGATGACGTCCAATAGTTGTCTTTATGATACCCGCTGGCCTATTTATATTTCCATATACTAATGCTTTGTAAACCCTATTCACGCTATGCTCCTTTATTTGGGCAGCAAGATTCAGATGGGCCTTATCACTTTTTGCAACCACTAGTACCCCAGAAGTATCTTTATCAATTCTATGGACAATACCAGGTCTCAAGACACCATTAATACCTGATAAATCTTTACAATGATCTAAAAGTGCATTAACTAATGTACCTGAATAATTTCCTGGGGCAGGATGTACCACCATTCCTTGGGGTTTATTTACTACCACCAAATGACTATCTTCATATAATATTTCTATATCAATTTTTTCTGGTTCAACGTCTAAGGGTTTAGGTTCAGGCAAGGATAAAATAATTTCATCCATATCTTTCAGTTTATAG encodes the following:
- a CDS encoding ATPase; this translates as MNIVRNDKWYQLSSQEVLEALQTNQEQGLENIIAEKRLSIYGSNTLEEKEQINPWKLFFSQFTDFMVLVLLGATMISGILKEYADAITILLIVFVNAILGFFQEYKAEKSLEALKSMTAPEASVIRNSTRKKIKAAELVPGDIIFLESGDKVPGDARVIELSNLEVEEAAITGESHPVKKKVDPLNKSEIGLGDRYNMVHMGTVITRGRAVAVVVATGMKTEMGQIAGLIQSVKTEETPLQKRLDGLGKWLVALCLIICAVVSITGIVRGEPVYKMFLAGVSLAVAAIPEGLPAIVTVALAIGVQRMIKRNAIIRKLPAVETLGCATIICSDKTGTLTQNQMTVREIVTTSKSFTVTGEGYDPKGDILENNLKVDFQKNKELIKLLKIGVLCNNSRLEKDNLHIDGLMRNNKEKGNWGINGDPTEGSLTVLGAKVGIWKETIERKEKKICEIPFDSERKRMTTIYETSDGAKKSYVKGAPEIVLQNCSHILVQDNIVPLTSTLRKHILDQNIRLASKALRVLGLAYKELAYGEDFNEDVAEVDLIFVGLAGMIDPPRTSAIKAIAACKQAGIKPVMITGDYKATAEAVAKELNICSSPDSVIDGSQLDKLNDNQLEKRVEGINVYARVSPKHKLRIVRALKNNGHIVAMTGDGVNDAPAVKEADIGVAMGITGTDVTKEASAMVLADDNFATIVAAIEEGRGIYDNIRKFIRYLLSCNVGEVMVMFLAALMGMPLPLIPIQILWVNLVTDGLPAMALGVDNNAKDLMFRKPRHPKESVFSGGLGKKILVRGFQIGLATLFVFWLALQLGGGDLVLARTMAFSTLVFSQLFHVFHCKSERYSPFEVGVLSNPALIVAVCCSIAMQLTVIYLPFLQPVFQTTSLNWLHWSVILLVAGWKTYLTAIYHYIAKPIRRKLVYLNN
- a CDS encoding transcriptional regulator (regulates pyrimidine biosynthesis by binding to the mRNA of the pyr genes, also has been shown to have uracil phosphoribosyltransferase activity) encodes the protein MDINLKTKTVIMDADKIRRSLTRVAHEIIEKNKGTEDLVLIGIRSRGVPLAYRLNEIIEQIEGHKVVTGIIDITLYRDDLSTLAEQPVLNKTEIAFDLKGKNVVLVDDVLYTGRTVRAALDAMADLGRAKTVQLAVLIDRGHKELPIRADFIGKNVPTSKTEVIAVLLKETDGVDEVVIQERA
- a CDS encoding endonuclease IV produces the protein MYIGAHVSIAKGFAKAVQTAESIGANTLQFFTRNPRGAKAKKFDDQDLKKYKDLLKKHKFGPVMAHSPYTINLASPVEDSWNFSIETTADDLLRIERLDVPYLCIHPGRHVGKGLPFAIGRIIQGLNQVFEKVNNNTMILLETMAGSGTEIGSTFEELQDIIEHCKYKERLGICFDTCHVYSAGYDIKNELQSVLDHFDKLIGISRLKAFHLNDSLKPIGSKGDRHASLGEGELGIGFFKELVKIDYFKNIPFILETPGGIEVYPKEIDILRQE
- a CDS encoding RNA pseudouridine synthase; its protein translation is MKKIFIPEQDNFDKRIDLFLSSMLPEMSRSQIQKLINEGSVKVNNDNTKANYKLKDMDEIILSLPEPKPLDVEPEKIDIEILYEDSHLVVVNKPQGMVVHPAPGNYSGTLVNALLDHCKDLSGINGVLRPGIVHRIDKDTSGVLVVAKSDKAHLNLAAQIKEHSVNRVYKALVYGNINRPAGIIKTTIGRHPVDRKRMAVGVKNAKVAETHFRVLENFKDYTFIEAKLRTGRTHQIRVHMSYIKHPVVGDPKYSKAKNNLGFKGQALHAETLGFLHPDHNNYMEFKAPLPDYFQKALNILRT